A section of the Lujinxingia sediminis genome encodes:
- a CDS encoding glycosyltransferase gives MIIPTLEEAGRLGRLLDALKGQKGVAMDVVVADGGSIDGTPEVARRVGARVVEVGMASRARQMNAGALVSEGEWLLFLHADSVPADVDLLRDALERMRREEQGGVSERVVGHFSLHFEGAQRGERRRFYRGLERKSALNRALTTNGDQGMLMRRETYEAVGGFDEGLGYLEDQRFIAALEKRGGRRVTLGGYLRTSTRRFEVEGVGARYATMTLIMMAEAVGLEAFLSDEERVYAPQHRAGRLRFFQQLKVFGAVLRTGDRQVVRRRLRGLGVLGWQNLWQVPFGIDVWLWPASHGPTPLMDA, from the coding sequence GTGATCATTCCGACGCTGGAGGAGGCGGGGCGTCTGGGGAGGCTGCTCGATGCGCTGAAGGGGCAGAAGGGGGTGGCGATGGACGTGGTGGTGGCCGACGGGGGCTCGATTGATGGGACGCCGGAGGTTGCGCGTAGGGTCGGGGCGCGCGTTGTGGAGGTGGGGATGGCGAGTCGAGCCCGCCAGATGAACGCGGGGGCGCTGGTGAGTGAGGGGGAGTGGTTGTTGTTTTTGCATGCGGACAGCGTCCCGGCGGATGTGGATCTTTTGCGGGACGCTCTGGAGCGCATGCGGCGGGAGGAGCAGGGAGGGGTATCGGAGCGTGTGGTGGGGCATTTTTCGCTCCACTTTGAGGGGGCGCAGCGAGGGGAGCGGAGGAGGTTTTACCGGGGGTTGGAGCGCAAGTCGGCGCTGAATCGGGCTCTGACGACCAACGGGGATCAGGGGATGTTGATGCGCAGGGAGACCTATGAGGCGGTGGGCGGGTTTGATGAGGGGCTGGGGTATCTTGAAGATCAGCGCTTTATCGCGGCGCTGGAGAAGAGGGGAGGGCGGAGGGTGACCCTGGGGGGCTACCTGAGAACGTCGACCAGGCGTTTTGAGGTGGAGGGGGTGGGGGCGCGCTACGCGACGATGACCTTGATCATGATGGCGGAGGCGGTGGGGCTGGAGGCGTTTCTGAGCGATGAGGAGCGGGTGTATGCGCCGCAGCATCGGGCCGGGCGTCTGCGCTTTTTTCAGCAATTGAAGGTATTTGGGGCAGTGCTACGTACGGGCGATCGCCAGGTGGTGCGGAGACGACTTCGAGGGCTCGGGGTGTTGGGCTGGCAAAACCTCTGGCAGGTTCCTTTCGGGATCGATGTGTGGTTGTGGCCGGCGTCCCACGGGCCGACGCCCCTGATGGACGCCTAG